A portion of the Corynebacterium ammoniagenes DSM 20306 genome contains these proteins:
- the gatB gene encoding Asp-tRNA(Asn)/Glu-tRNA(Gln) amidotransferase subunit GatB, translating into MTAAMYDLMDFDEVLEKYDPVMGLEVHVELGTETKMFSTSATNFNAPANSNVDPVSLGLPGALPVVNAKGVEWAIKIGLALNCSIAESSRFARKNYFYPDQPKNYQISQYDEPIAYDGYLDVVLEDGTEWRVEIERAHMEEDTGKLTHLGGTSGRIHGATASLVDCNRAGIPLIEIVTKPIEGAGERAPEIARAYVTALRDLVAALGVSDARMDQGSMRVDSNLSLRPVGTTEFGTRTETKNINSLRSVEQAVRFEMMRQAQVLDGGGSIDQETRHYQETDGSTSKGRPKESADDYRYFNDPDLPPVLAPREWVEEIRQTLPEMPWIRRARIQEEWGLKDAEMRDLVNAGALDLIIATTEEGATADEARSWWVSYLSAKANEEGVDLPALEITPAQVARVIALVKEGKLTTKLARQAVDGVLAGEGDVDEVVKARGLEVVRDDAAIEKAVDDALAANPDIVEKYRAGNKKVTGAIVGAVMKATQGKADPGQVNKLIAKKLS; encoded by the coding sequence ATGACTGCTGCGATGTATGACCTGATGGACTTTGATGAAGTCCTTGAAAAATATGACCCGGTTATGGGCTTGGAAGTCCACGTCGAATTAGGCACGGAAACCAAGATGTTTTCCACCTCGGCCACCAACTTTAACGCCCCAGCAAACTCCAACGTAGACCCAGTGTCTTTGGGTCTGCCGGGTGCGCTGCCAGTGGTCAACGCCAAAGGCGTGGAGTGGGCCATCAAGATCGGCTTGGCGCTTAATTGCTCCATTGCCGAGTCATCGCGCTTCGCCCGCAAGAACTACTTCTACCCAGACCAGCCCAAGAACTACCAGATTTCCCAGTACGACGAGCCTATCGCGTATGACGGTTACCTCGACGTAGTGCTGGAAGACGGCACCGAGTGGCGCGTGGAAATCGAGCGCGCACACATGGAAGAAGACACCGGCAAGCTCACCCACTTGGGCGGTACCTCGGGCCGCATCCACGGTGCGACCGCCTCATTAGTAGATTGCAACCGCGCGGGTATCCCGTTGATTGAGATTGTCACTAAGCCCATTGAAGGCGCCGGCGAGCGTGCGCCGGAGATCGCACGCGCATATGTCACCGCATTGCGTGACCTTGTAGCAGCACTGGGCGTTTCCGATGCCCGTATGGACCAAGGTTCCATGCGCGTGGACTCCAACCTGTCCCTGCGCCCCGTGGGCACCACGGAATTTGGTACCCGCACCGAGACTAAAAACATTAACTCGTTGCGCTCAGTAGAGCAGGCAGTGCGCTTTGAGATGATGCGTCAGGCACAGGTGCTTGACGGTGGCGGATCGATCGACCAAGAAACCCGCCATTACCAGGAAACCGACGGTTCTACCTCCAAGGGGCGTCCAAAGGAATCCGCGGACGACTACCGCTACTTCAATGACCCAGATTTGCCACCGGTTCTTGCACCGCGCGAGTGGGTTGAAGAAATCCGTCAGACCCTGCCAGAGATGCCGTGGATTCGCCGTGCTCGCATCCAAGAAGAGTGGGGGCTGAAGGACGCCGAAATGCGCGACCTCGTCAACGCTGGCGCGCTCGACCTGATCATTGCCACCACTGAAGAGGGCGCAACCGCTGATGAAGCACGCTCCTGGTGGGTATCCTACCTGTCGGCAAAGGCAAATGAAGAAGGCGTCGATCTGCCAGCGTTGGAAATTACTCCAGCACAGGTCGCACGCGTTATCGCCTTGGTCAAGGAAGGCAAGCTGACCACCAAGCTGGCACGTCAGGCAGTTGACGGCGTGCTCGCGGGCGAAGGTGACGTCGATGAGGTTGTTAAGGCTCGCGGCCTAGAGGTCGTACGTGATGATGCGGCGATTGAAAAGGCTGTCGATGACGCCTTGGCAGCAAACCCAGACATCGTGGAAAAATACCGCGCGGGCAATAAGAAGGTCACCGGCGCTATCGTTGGTGCCGTCATGAAGGCCACCCAGGGTAAGGCAGACCCAGGGCAGGTTAACAAGTTGATTGCTAAGAAGCTTAGCTAA
- a CDS encoding bile acid:sodium symporter family protein produces MNDSLNSKAGSSPAAGTSTSPTDAEKKVTAREDRAAFIAALGFPVLVIIGGLLGFFFPDTASGFAGQVTPLLGIIMFGMGLTLRPIDFALVAKRPLPVLIGVVAQFVIMPLIAVLTVWILQLPAEIAAGVILVGCAPGGTSSNVVSYLARGDVALSVTMTSVSTLLAPIFTPMLILWLAGQYMPLDAGAMAWDIVKVVLIPVVAGLVVRLLVPKVVEAITPLLPWISVFAISAIVCIVVGGNRDNIVTAGGIVLIAVIIHNGLGYLLGYLTGKVTRQSEPVSRTMAIEVGMQNSGMATTLATTYFSPLSALPGAVFSVWHNLSGAVVAAVCRYVDGRAKKAEEAVAAQ; encoded by the coding sequence ATGAATGATTCCCTAAATTCGAAAGCGGGCAGTTCGCCCGCGGCTGGTACATCTACATCTCCTACTGACGCTGAGAAGAAGGTCACGGCGCGCGAAGACCGTGCTGCATTCATTGCTGCGCTCGGATTTCCGGTGCTTGTCATTATTGGTGGCTTGTTGGGCTTCTTTTTCCCGGATACGGCATCGGGCTTTGCCGGGCAGGTCACGCCACTGCTGGGCATCATCATGTTCGGCATGGGCTTAACGTTGCGCCCCATTGACTTTGCGTTGGTGGCAAAGCGACCACTGCCAGTGCTCATTGGCGTGGTGGCACAATTTGTCATCATGCCGCTTATTGCGGTGCTCACCGTATGGATCCTGCAGCTGCCCGCAGAGATTGCCGCCGGTGTCATCCTGGTCGGTTGCGCGCCGGGCGGCACTTCTTCCAACGTGGTCAGCTATCTCGCGCGTGGCGATGTCGCCTTGTCTGTCACCATGACCTCGGTATCGACGCTGCTGGCGCCAATTTTCACCCCAATGTTGATCCTGTGGTTGGCCGGACAGTACATGCCACTGGATGCAGGGGCTATGGCCTGGGACATCGTTAAGGTAGTGCTGATTCCAGTTGTCGCGGGCTTGGTTGTGCGTTTGTTGGTCCCGAAGGTCGTAGAAGCCATCACGCCACTGTTGCCATGGATTTCCGTCTTCGCTATCTCGGCAATTGTGTGCATCGTCGTCGGTGGCAACCGCGATAACATCGTCACTGCCGGTGGTATCGTGCTTATCGCCGTAATCATTCACAACGGCTTGGGCTACCTGCTGGGATATCTCACTGGCAAGGTCACTCGCCAATCTGAGCCAGTAAGCCGCACCATGGCCATTGAGGTCGGCATGCAAAACTCCGGCATGGCCACCACCTTGGCCACAACCTACTTCAGCCCGCTTTCCGCGCTGCCAGGTGCAGTATTTTCCGTCTGGCACAACCTTTCCGGTGCCGTGGTCGCCGCAGTGTGCCGTTATGTAGACGGTCGCGCCAAGAAGGCAGAAGAGGCAGTTGCTGCCCAGTAG